CAAAAGGGCTTACTTCACTCTAAAAACAGCGCCCAACTACATCTCCAAGATATCTCTAAATCCACCATCGGCATTGCCTTTTTGGGCACACCACACCTTGGTGCTGACCTAGCAAGATGGGCTGACCTACTCAAAGGATTCAAGGTAGTCCTTCAAGACTTTAACTCTAACATTGTCGACGTTCTTAGGCCCGAGTCAGAGGTTCTGGCGAGGATACAGGGCGACTTCCACACGATGCTACGAGTGTGGAAGGACTAGAATAACCGCGACCTCAATATCACCTGCTTCTATGAAGAATTGGGTTATCGCAATATCGAGCCTGTAAGTCATCACCTGATTACAGTTCAATGAAGTGGAATAACAGCCTTCAGATCGTTCCGATGCACTCAGCAATATTACCCGCCTATAACTCAATCGGGATTCGCAAAAATCACGTTACGATGACAAAGTTTGAGTCAGAAAACGACGCAGGCTTTCAATCTGTGTCAAGCGAGTTATGGATGTGGGTTGCGATGATAAGGAGAGGAAACACACGGGACGTGCCGCAAGCAAGCATTCAAGATCTACCGGAACAGTCAAATCGAGAGGTAAGGTTAAGAGAAGATTAATGAACCCACACTACTAAATAACTCGCAGTGAAATAGTTCTGACGGAAATTTCAAGAATCGAACCGTTATTCAAGGACATAACACGATCGAACACCCCGCCCAGAGCGGCGATGGGACGGTTTTCCAGGGAAACAATATTGCTTCGGGAAGAGACGTGATGTTTAACTTTGGATAAAGCTGTGGCCATATGGAGCAATATCAGAGGTGCATTTCGGGTCAGGGTTAGGCAGTCACGCCGATAAGCGGGCAAGGGCAAAGTAATTAGTCACAAAGGTGGAAGGACAGGAGAGCTGTACAGGTCTCTGGAAGGAAAGAGAGCACAGGTGACTAGTGACGGCAATAAAGACTCCGCGTTCAAGGAACCTCTTGGCTTCTCTCCTAACCTCGGCTGTGTCGTAGAACGAGTCCTGACATTTGATAATAGTCGACGAAATCAGTTACGATCTAGACGAGTCCCGTTGGGCGTATTATTATCCCGACCACTCCTCTCTAAACCTTGGTCAGCTCATATTATCCGGTCGGGCCAAGACTCAGCTACCCCTCCCGAATGTCTCATTGCGGGACCTCTTTACTGCTGCACACAGCGCCAACGCTCCAAAAAGGGCTATACGTAATCGGCCTATACTCCCCCtctgagatggatgttaCCCTTGCTATTGACTTTGTTTCTCCAGAACGTGTGCTTCCTTTACAGTTGGTGCCTTATCCACGCGACCACCCTCTCTCAAGCTCATCGCGTGACCATACCTCGGGCCCACTCAAAGGAGATACTGATCCGCACTCACGGACACATGACTACCGGGACGACTTCCCAAATAGTTCTCGAGCCGAGACAGAGATCACTTACACCGCCGATCGGTCCCCACGTATAGTTAACCATATAACTACAACCGAATGTCGCTAGACCGAGTGGCCCGGCGCTTTCATCTCTGGCATCTCCCTTGGTGAGAAGACTGGTCGCCTTGAATTACGGTGCTCTGGCGATAGAAGAACCAACTATGGGGATCCGAAGCCTGATTTGCGGCTTGCTCTATCTGACGGAAGTAGGGTCGGCAACTCCCACACAGAAAAGAGCTGCAACAGCGGATGGATACTATGTCACTCCGTATTATCCTGCCCCCTTCGGCGGCTGGGTAGGTGAGTGGGCAAAGAGctacgacaaggccaagaagctcgtcgacTCAATGACCCTGGCTGAGAAGACAAACATCACCGCCGGAAGTGGCTTGTTCATGGGTATGAACCCTCTCCTTGAAGTGGCCCGATACTCCGGTTAACCAGACTGCAGGGTATGTTTGAACATTTACAAGTTGAAAGACCCCATACTGACTGGGCAAGACCCTGCAATGGAAACACAGGTTCTGCTGATCGAGTTGGGTTTCCTCAACTCTGTCTCAACGATGCCGCCAACGGCATCCGCCTTACTGACAACGTAACCGTATTCCCTGACGGGATAACTGCTGGTGCAACTTTTGACAAGAAGTTGCTGTACGAGCGTGGTGCCGCCATCGGGAAGGAAGCTCGCGGGAAAGGCGTCAACATCTGGCTAGGTCCCTCAGTCGGCCCTATCGGCCGGAAGCCGAAAGGTGGTCGGAACTGGGAAGGTTTTGGAGCAGATCCCGCGCTGCAGGCTATCGGTGCCCGTGAGACGATCAAAGGTgtccaaggacaaggtgTAATTGCTACTATCAAGCACCTCATCGGGAACGAGCAGGAGATGTATCGTCGGCAGACGACCGATTTCGTTTCTCCGGCATACTCAGCAAACATTGGTATGTTGACATCCTATTATTGCTGACACAAGTACTGATGCAAAGTCTCAGATGATCGAACACTTCATGAAGTTTATCTTTGGCCTTTTGCTGAGGCTGTCCGCGCGGGGGTCGGAGCTGCAATGACGGCATACAATCGAGTAAGTTGCTCCATCTTGAGAATTGGTTCATGCGTGGCTCACAAACCAacttcaaggtcaacggcaCCATGTCCAGCGAGCACTCGTACCTGATCAATGCCCTTCTAAAAGACGAACTGGGCTTTCAAGGCTTCGTCATGACCGACTGGCTGTCCCAAATCACCGGCGTCCACTCAGCCCTCGCAGGTATGGACATGAGCATGCCCGGTGATCCCATAATTCCACTGCTTGGGAACTCCTTGTGGATGTACGAGCTCACCCGGGCGACCCTCAATGGTTCAGTTCCTATGAGCAGACTCAACGACATGGCGACTCGCATCGTCGCAGCCTGGTATCAGTTTGGACAAGACGACGGTTTTCCAAAAGTCAACTTTGATACCAACACAAAGGCTGCTGTTGGTCCGCTTTATCCTGGAGCTTGGCCGAACTCCCCCAGTGGAGTGGTCAATCGATATGTCCAGGTCCAGGAAGACCATGACGTGATCGCAAGGGAGATTGCCCAAGACGCCATCACCCTTCTCAAGAACGAGCATAAGATGCTGCCTCTCTCTACCAACAGCCCATTGAAGATCTTTGGCACCGGAGCTCAGGCTAACCCCGATGGCCCGAACGCCTGTGTCGACCGCAGCTGCAACAAGGGCACATTGGGCCAAGGTTGGGGATCCGGCACCGTCGATTACATGTATCTCGACGACCCCATTGGTGCAATCaagaaggaagccaaggatgtcaCCTTTTATAACACTGACAAGTTCCCGTCGGTCCCAAATCCTACCGACAAGGATGTCGCGGTCGTCTTCATTACATCTGATTCCGGCGAGAACCAATACGAGGTTGAAGGAAACCATGGCGACCGGGATGCGTCGCGTCTGAATCCATGGCACGGCGGAAAcgaccttgtcaaggctgcgGCAGCCAAGTACAAGAACGTTATCGTCGTGGCACACACCGTTGGTCCCCTGGTTCTTGAGGAATGGATCGATCTCCCATCCGTCAAGTCGGTTCTTATTGCACATCTGCCAGGCCAGGAAGCAGGAAAGTCTCTTACCAACGTTCTGTTTGGACATGTCTCCCCGAGTGGACACTTGCCATATAGCATCACTTATGCCGAAGATGACATGCCAGCAAGCGTCGTGAAACTGATCGACTCTGGCTTCAGGGACCCACCGCAGGATACTTACTCGGAGGGTCTATACATCGACTACCGTTGGCTTAACAAGGAGAAGACTCGTCCTCGTTATGCCTTTGGCCATGGTCTCAGCTACACCAGCTTCTCATACACCAAAGCCACCATTGAAAAGGTCACTCAACTATCCAAGTACCCGCCAACCCGTCCGGCAAAAGGAAAGATGTTGGACTACTCACAGGATATCCCCGACTACCGAGAAGCTATTAAGCCAAGTAGTTTCAAAACTGTCTGGCGCTACCTCTACTCTTGGCTTTCCGAGTCAGACGCCAAAAAGGCAGCCGAGAGAGCCACGACAACCAAGTTCAACTACCCCGACGGCTACACGAACGTGCAAAAGACTGCATCTCCCCGTTCAGGCGGCGCTGAAGGCGGCAACCCTGCTCTCTGGGATGAAGCATACCGCCtctccgtcgtcgtcaccaaTGAGGGTGCAGACTTTGCTGGCAAGGCATCACTGCAGGCCTATGTCCAATTCCCGAATGGAATTTCGTATGATACGCCTGTCATTCAGCTACGTGACTTTGAGAAGACGAGAGAGCTTGCACCGGGGGAGAGCGAAAAGTTGGAGGTTGTGCTGACGAGGAAGGACGTGAGTGTTTGGGATGCTGAGACGCAGGACTGGGTTATCCCCGAGGTCGATGGAGGATATAGAATCTGGCTGGGAGGTTCGAGCGATGACTTGGGGGTTGTCTGCTTCGCGGATAAGTTAACTTGCGAGGAGAGCGCCGATGGGCCTGTGTCTTATAAGGACTAACCCCTGATGAATAGCAACAATACGGAACGTCCGTCCAGGTTTGGGATCGTCGTCATAGTGGTGTGCCAAGCCAGAGCTGAGCCGTTGTGGATGTCCCTTGGCAGCCTTAATGATCGGAGCTACCGGCTCTGTGACGTTACAGCGCGTGATGAGCGTGAGCTGAACCTTGGCGCTGAGACAAAGTTTCCATCTAACGCCAGCCACAATTCTATTTCTATTTAGATAAAGCTGAGTTTGGAGGATGTGGTTAAGGGATATCGGCGTTGTGCGATTATATAGCgttattattaaatactttCTAAAGCTagtttattttaatttagtattatttatCCTACTTATTATAAACAAAGCATAGTATCTTAaaactatatataatctATGATTTCCTTCTTTTTATtctttcttatttcttataactactaaataattttaaaatatatctttaaataaCTAGACCTCTTAAAGGGATATTTTActaaaataactataaagATATACTTCTATCTAATCCCAATAAGTAACTCTTAATTaactatataaaataaatactaaaaactactttaatatttataatatatcttcTTATTCTATAGAGGTAGATGGCACGTATCACGTTTTTGCCAGCACAGCCCAGCAATCCGGCTACAATCTCGTTTACTTGTCCTTCACGGATATTGAAAAAGCAGGCGATGCAGAGTTTCACTATTTGGACGAGACTCCTATCGGCAAAGGCTACCGTGCCGCCCCTCAAGTTTTCTTCTTTGAGCCGCAAGGCCTCTGGTATCTGGTCTACCAGAATGGCAATGCTGCCTACTCTACCAACAAGGACATTAGCAACCCTGCTGGCTGGAGCGCTCCTAAGAACTTTTACTCTGCCCAGCCGGGCATTATCAAGCAGAACATTGGCAATGGTAACTGGGTCGATATGTGGGTTATTTGCGATTCCACAAACTGccacctcttctcttccGACGACAATGGTCAGCTTTACCGTTCTTCGACTACGCTTCAGAACTTCCCCGAGGGCATGGATAATACGGTTATTGCTCTCTCCGACTCCAACCCGAACAGACTATTCGAAGCTTCATGCGTCTACACCCTCGAAGAAGGCGGTTACCTCCTTCTGGTAGAGGCCATCGGGAGCGACGGTGCACGATATTTCCGCTCCTGGACAGCATCAAGCATCGATGGCAAATGGAATGGCCTGGCCGACTCGGAGGAGAACCCTTTTGCTCGCTCCAACAATGTCAACTTCAGCGGAACTGCTTGGACCAAGAGCATCAGCCATGGAGAGGTGGTCCGTACAAAGACTGACCAGACACTGACCATCAGCCTCAACGGCATGCGTTTTCTCTACCAGGGTCTGGACCCTGGTGCTTCTGGAGAGTATAATGCTCTTCCGTGGAAGTTGGGTCTTATCACGCAGAGCAGCTCTTGATGGGTTGCAAACAGGTCCGATCAAGGAGTGTAGTTAACTTTCTCTAGATGAGAAGTAGAATGAAGTAGCagattaataattaagttgCATGGCATTCATGGTCGAGTTAACTACCGAAGTCTTTTCCATTCGATGCCCAACGACAATCATGTTGAGCTGGAGAGTAGTTGTCCTAGAGAGACTACTGGAACATTTCGTATAAAGAGACTAACATTACCTAAGAGCTATGATCTGTACCTACCCAGTTCAAGACTGAAGGCGGCTTAATCTGTAAAGCATCGCGGTAATAGTTGACTTCCATCTTGGATCGCGCAACTGCAATGAGGGAGTCCGCCAGAGATGGTGCATCAAGTTGATCTCGCAGGGAAGCCTGCGGGCCTAGGACGATATGAAGTCTATTAATCTAAGTCTAACTCTTTTGTATTATGTGCCTCCGGTCCATTATATTTACCACTTCCCTTTCCGTCATCAGTTCAAGCCAAGTGTGAgaggcaagaagaaggcgctAGAGATCTGAATAGCCAGGGGCACAATAGCAACCATGGCAGTAGAATGAGGCCCAGGAGTAATCGTGTATCCCCAAGGTGCGCCAACTGCAAAGTagatcatcatggccgccaagGCAATGCAAATAAGCCAGGTATACTTGAAGCTCTCGATCATCTTATCGAGGCCAATGAAGAAACCACTGGGTCCAGGCTCCTTGGCGGTAGAGGCCCACtcgatgttgatgctgaAGGCGTGGCAGATGAGAGCTTTGGCGCAGTTCAGGCTGATACCACCAAAGTAGATGATGAGAAAGGGAAGCcacttgatggcctggaggagAGCGCGCCAGAAGACCTCTTCCTTCAACTGATGGCGAACCATGCTGAAGGCAAGGGAACCGAGGCCGTTGAAGACGACAACGAGGGACAGCCAGATGCCCCAGGAGGGCATGTACAGGTGGTCGAGCTCATCAGGGAAAAGTCCAATGATGATGTAGTTGGCAGTTGTCAGGAAGAGACCGGAGGCAATGGCATAGTCTGGCGATGTCAGTACTGTCGTTATTGAGTATTATAGATTACACATACAGGTGAAGATGTAGGCAGTAATCGTGACCTTGCTCGTGATGGGCATGTTGCTCCAGAGGAAGCGAAGAAACAATCTGGTTACAGGGCCCTTGTAGAACCATTGATAGCTGTTGAGTTAGCACCGGGTATCACTGTGATGGAGTAGTAAACTTACAATGGGTGGAAAACAAGCTCGTTGCAACCATAGGCGTACTTCTCCCAGCGCGTCAACTCATCATACAGCGTGAGAGAGACACCTTCTTTGAAGCCGCCGTTATGGTACGTAGCAAGACGAACAATCATGCCTGCCATTTGGACGCGAAGACTGATGTCAAAGTCTTCTGAAACGTGAGAGTCGGACCACCACTTGGTCTGGCCATCAGTATCAACAAAGGCGATACTTTGCATCGCTTTCCAACGGAGGAAGGCATTGTGACCCACGAATGGAGAGACATCGCCAGAGCCGACACCGTACTTAATGGCCGTGTAGACGACGTTGGTGAAGTAGGTGACTAGAGACATTAGCGGATGAAGTATAACTGAAGTCGTGGGACTTACTGCCGTTCTCAAAGGTGTTGTGGACTACCTGCATGACACCGGACCCGTGCTGGAGGATGGCGACCTCAGGGCTCTCGTGCATCTCCAAGGCACCGTAGTAGAGAGAATCAACAGGAACTCGTGTGTCACAGTCGATGATCAAGATGAGCTCGCCGATACGAATGTTGCCCTCAGCCCCTGTGATAGTCAGTAAAGGTACCAAATGTGGTGAGACGTTGCTTACAAGTACGGCCATCATCCTCAGCCAGCATGTTGGCCAAGGCCTGTTGGTACAGTaggtcgtcatcatcgacagTCAAGTCTGTCTCGGTGCATCCACGTTGCTCGCACTCAATCTGAGTCAAGCGGaccatctcatcctcaacgcGGTTGGAAAAGGCAAGACCGTAGTTCATGTTGctggccttcttgaacttgccCTTGCGCAGGAAACCGATCTTGTTGGAGCGTTCCTGAGGCGACATCTGCGACCACTCTTTTTCAGCGTCATCTCCGACTGACTTCTCGGACTTGCGGAACCAGGACAGCAGGCCGCCCTTCTTCTTAGGGGCTTTGCAGTTGGGCAAACGGGCAGTGTAGCCGATGTCGTTCTCGCGGTAGTAAGCCTTGCGAGCCTCAGCTAGATCAGGCTGGATGAGTTGCATGCCGTCGTCGTTGATGAAGACAGACGCAGTACCACCCTGCTGCTCGTAGTACTCGATGGCAGCCATGACACTGATCATCGTAGGAACAATCACACCCTTCAGACCTTCCTTGTAGACAGGCATCTGGATAGTGATGTGAGGCAGCTCATAGTCGCGGTGTCGCTTGGGGTTGGGCTTGATGGCGGAGTGGAAGCGGGAGTTCTTCAGGCAGTTGCTCAcggggaggaagagctggaaCAGACTGGTGACGAgaacgatgaagaagaagagggagaagagggtcaGGGGAGGAATGGTAGCGACGAGGCCGAAACGGGCTACGCGACCGTCCCAGAAGTACTCGTTCAGCAACTATCAGATGTTAGCATGACATTTCTAGTGTGACAAGACAGCCGACGCACCTTGGTGATACCCAAAGACTGAGTGATGATGACCAACATGATAGCCAGGCTGATCTTGAAGGCATGCATCTTGAGTTTGGGTCGGATAGGTGCACCCTCAACGTCACCGTTCTCATCTTCGTTTTCCTCGAGGGCGACGGCTCGCTGAAAAACTTCATTCTTCTCATCGAGTCCACCACGAACGAGGGCAGGAGTAGGGACAGGTGCAGTGCTGGAGGAGCGTTGGGTGAAGCTCGAAGGGGTCCGTCCGTTGATGGGGTCTTCCTCGAGAGTGGTTTGGGCCTGGGTATGGTTAGTCTCCGGTATGGTATTGAGGATATGTACCGGCACTTACCATATCAAGAATCTCCCGCTGCACGTGGTTGGTCACGTTGATAATGGCCTTTGGGTCCTGTGACCAGACGATGACAACACGCTCCTGGAGAGCAATGCAGGCACGTGAGTAGTGGCACATCTCAGGGGTTACATCTTCGAGTGAGGGCACGACAGGGATGCGGGCGCCGGTTGCATCAGAGACGAGCGATCTCTGGGTAGGGGGGATGGAGTCGATGATGCTGATCAGCATCTCcgaggagatggacatgactgcctcggcgtcgagctTGGACACGACAGATGCAAGAAGGGGATCGACATCGGCGGGTTGGAAGACGTAGCTCTCCTCGTTCTTGACGGCGACGCCGGTAAGGGAGAGTCCATTGACAACGGATGTCTCAACAGGTTCGTCAAACCATCCAAGGAGAGTTGCCCGTCGAGAGACATACTTGGCAATCTGAAGAGGTCAGTTACAGTTGTAAAATTCAAAACTAGTTGGGCCTTACCATGGCGGGATCTTGAGCATCATAGTCACCCATGAAAGAGTGCCGTGAGGCAGCAATCGATGCCGGCCGTGAGCGAGACTTGAACTCAGAAGGAGATCGGCTGGGCATGTACGGCCGGGGAGGGAAGGAGAGGCTGGAAGGCCGTGTTTGGTCAGGGGTGGTGGAACCTGACGACGATCCGCGAACCTCCTGGAGGGCGGCCAAGGTGTCTTGGTCGAACCTCTTGGGGGTATCCATGGGATGCTCCTGGCCCTTGAGAGCGGGCTCTTGAATCGGAGTGCTCATTTTGGCAGAAATGAAGACAAGAGGCCAACGAGGATTGTCAGAATGGATTGGCTTGTtgtgatgaggatgaacCTACAGTACCAGAGATTCAAGCCCCCGTTATATGGACACGAGATAACAAAGCTCGCCCGCGGATGCCTCCAAGAGCCAGCTCCCAAGGATCCATTTTCAGTCTCGACTCGATGATTACTGCGCAATCTTTGAAAAATCTGATATCACCGCAAACTATTGAAGCCTCGAACACGCAGCAAGGCTGTTGGCGAGAGGATCCCGAGAGCTGAGCTTGATACGAAGCATTTACAGCCACTCCAAACAGGCCCAAACGAAACTATTGAAAGAAGCGCTTGCTGGATGGGGGATCCGAGTGAGATCCTTGCGGCCAGAACCCCAGTGAAGAGGCAATCCATGGCGAGGCAGGGGTCCGAGATGGCCATTCTCGATTGCTGAGCACACAAGATCGAGGCAACATGGTTCCATTGATAGGCGCCTTGTCAATCTTTGTTCTGGATGTGGGCTTATCAGGACTCGGCAGTACGCTGTGGCGTGAGGCTTCCAATATCGGCCTCTCAGCGCCTAAGCTGGAAGCACCGTGACAAACTAGTGGCCAAGATGCTGCAGTTTGCATGGTTAGAGAGCTTTGAACATCACTCTAGGGACAAGGTTGGCCGTTGCACGTTGCACAGATCTGGAAACTTGGGCGCCACAGCGCCCAACCAACGTGTCGGTGGTGCCTTTTGGACCGCTCTACCGGAAGCTGAAGCTCCCGGAAACTGAAACTCCCCTGCCAATTTTTTTTGGCGATCTCGCTTCTCAGTGCCATAATGGGACGAGGCCTGGACCCTGTGCTACCCCTTTGAGTGTTGTGTTTGTCACTGCCGAGAGGATGCCCCTGTAAGGCTGCAGAAGCCTAGGTACTCTACATGTGATCGCTGCGGTAAGTGGGAGAGGCTCTGCGTCGCCACGTTACTGTGCACAATCAAGCATACAAACCGGCCCATGGTCATGTTGCTGCGTCAATTTGTCTTGAAGGGGTTAGCTTCTTGCCCAGGCCTGGTCACAAACACGGATAGACAGGGGTAAAcggttaaaaataaataaatacgATTATGAAACGAGTAGCACAGATTCACAAATATTATGCTTCCTTAATATCTTTTGACACTTTGGCAGAGCCCAATGataagcttaatattagCATGCGGCTTGAAGGCAAACACAATGGCCGTGGCTGGACGAGTACCCGCTGGTTATCATGAGCCCCAAATCAACAAACAGTGGCTAGACGAGGCTTTTTATTCAATGCAACgctgtggctggctgatgcGTCAAGATGGCTACCCGTTTTGTAAACGTCCCAGTTACGCCATACACTAGCTTGCAGCCATGCGCTGTTCTTATCTGGTGAGTGTGATTCCCGGCACAGCCATTCCCGGTGACATGGGAATCGAAAGATTAACACGGGGGTAGGGTTCCCTGCCGAAAGCCTGATCGCCAAGGATCTAGTTGTCAACGGTGTTGGTGGCTTGCTGAACCCTAGGGTCTTGGCAACCAGGCTGCTGCACTAGTTGATACCCTTACCCTCAACGTTGATTGGTGACAGACAAGTGCCGGGGCGCTAGAAAGGAGAAAAAAGTTGTTGGTCGTTCGATGTACCGCAATTAGCGTCACTCGGGTAACTCTCTTTTGTTCCCCCTTCGCGTTGGTTGTACGAGCGTGCATGGGCGGGCGTCAAGTCAAGCCAGATTGACTAAAAGCCACGGCCCGATACCCCTGGTCTTTCCCAACATGGGGGTCACTGACTGCATGGCTTACCGTTCTGGAGCTGAGGTCAAGGGTTGTCTTTATCAAGA
This window of the Fusarium keratoplasticum isolate Fu6.1 chromosome 3, whole genome shotgun sequence genome carries:
- a CDS encoding Glyco-trans-2-like domain-containing protein, with translation MSTPIQEPALKGQEHPMDTPKRFDQDTLAALQEVRGSSSGSTTPDQTRPSSLSFPPRPYMPSRSPSEFKSRSRPASIAASRHSFMGDYDAQDPAMIAKYVSRRATLLGWFDEPVETSVVNGLSLTGVAVKNEESYVFQPADVDPLLASVVSKLDAEAVMSISSEMLISIIDSIPPTQRSLVSDATGARIPVVPSLEDVTPEMCHYSRACIALQERVVIVWSQDPKAIINVTNHVQREILDMAQTTLEEDPINGRTPSSFTQRSSSTAPVPTPALVRGGLDEKNEVFQRAVALEENEDENGDVEGAPIRPKLKMHAFKISLAIMLVIITQSLGITKLLNEYFWDGRVARFGLVATIPPLTLFSLFFFIVLVTSLFQLFLPVSNCLKNSRFHSAIKPNPKRHRDYELPHITIQMPVYKEGLKGVIVPTMISVMAAIEYYEQQGGTASVFINDDGMQLIQPDLAEARKAYYRENDIGYTARLPNCKAPKKKGGLLSWFRKSEKSVGDDAEKEWSQMSPQERSNKIGFLRKGKFKKASNMNYGLAFSNRVEDEMVRLTQIECEQRGCTETDLTVDDDDLLYQQALANMLAEDDGRTWAEGNIRIGELILIIDCDTRVPVDSLYYGALEMHESPEVAILQHGSGVMQVVHNTFENGITYFTNVVYTAIKYGVGSGDVSPFVGHNAFLRWKAMQSIAFVDTDGQTKWWSDSHVSEDFDISLRVQMAGMIVRLATYHNGGFKEGVSLTLYDELTRWEKYAYGCNELVFHPFYQWFYKGPVTRLFLRFLWSNMPITSKVTITAYIFTYYAIASGLFLTTANYIIIGLFPDELDHLYMPSWGIWLSLVVVFNGLGSLAFSMVRHQLKEEVFWRALLQAIKWLPFLIIYFGGISLNCAKALICHAFSINIEWASTAKEPGPSGFFIGLDKMIESFKYTWLICIALAAMMIYFAVGAPWGYTITPGPHSTAMVAIVPLAIQISSAFFLPLTLGLN
- a CDS encoding Beta-glucosidase; translation: MGIRSLICGLLYLTEVGSATPTQKRAATADGYYVTPYYPAPFGGWVGEWAKSYDKAKKLVDSMTLAEKTNITAGSGLFMGSADRVGFPQLCLNDAANGIRLTDNVTVFPDGITAGATFDKKLLYERGAAIGKEARGKGVNIWLGPSVGPIGRKPKGGRNWEGFGADPALQAIGARETIKGVQGQGVIATIKHLIGNEQEMYRRQTTDFVSPAYSANIDDRTLHEVYLWPFAEAVRAGVGAAMTAYNRVNGTMSSEHSYLINALLKDELGFQGFVMTDWLSQITGVHSALAGMDMSMPGDPIIPLLGNSLWMYELTRATLNGSVPMSRLNDMATRIVAAWYQFGQDDGFPKVNFDTNTKAAVGPLYPGAWPNSPSGVVNRYVQVQEDHDVIAREIAQDAITLLKNEHKMLPLSTNSPLKIFGTGAQANPDGPNACVDRSCNKGTLGQGWGSGTVDYMYLDDPIGAIKKEAKDVTFYNTDKFPSVPNPTDKDVAVVFITSDSGENQYEVEGNHGDRDASRLNPWHGGNDLVKAAAAKYKNVIVVAHTVGPLVLEEWIDLPSVKSVLIAHLPGQEAGKSLTNVLFGHVSPSGHLPYSITYAEDDMPASVVKLIDSGFRDPPQDTYSEGLYIDYRWLNKEKTRPRYAFGHGLSYTSFSYTKATIEKVTQLSKYPPTRPAKGKMLDYSQDIPDYREAIKPSSFKTVWRYLYSWLSESDAKKAAERATTTKFNYPDGYTNVQKTASPRSGGAEGGNPALWDEAYRLSVVVTNEGADFAGKASLQAYVQFPNGISYDTPVIQLRDFEKTRELAPGESEKLEVVLTRKDVSVWDAETQDWVIPEVDGGYRIWLGEVDGTYHVFASTAQQSGYNLVYLSFTDIEKAGDAEFHYLDETPIGKGYRAAPQVFFFEPQGLWYLVYQNGNAAYSTNKDISNPAGWSAPKNFYSAQPGIIKQNIGNGNWVDMWVICDSTNCHLFSSDDNGQLYRSSTTLQNFPEGMDNTVIALSDSNPNRLFEASCVYTLEEGGYLLLVEAIGSDGARYFRSWTASSIDGKWNGLADSEENPFARSNNVNFSGTAWTKSISHGEVVRTKTDQTLTISLNGMRFLYQGLDPGASGEYNALPWKLGLITQSSS
- a CDS encoding DUF676 domain-containing protein, producing MMGRPIIFVAHSLSGLVVEDGLLHSKNSAQLHLQDISKSTIGIAFLGTPHLGADLARWADLLKGFKVVLQDFNSNIVDVLRPESEVLARIQGDFHTMLRVWKD